The Alosa alosa isolate M-15738 ecotype Scorff River chromosome 11, AALO_Geno_1.1, whole genome shotgun sequence sequence ATGCCAGTGGATCCCCACTCTGAGGGATTCTCCGAGCCTGAGATGCCCTGGGCTAGTCCTCTTCAGTTTGGGTTGGTGGAGACGCAGCACTGCCTCCACACCCCGACacactccatcacacacactcacgacaCTCAGAGTGACAAAGTCGGCACCGGTGGTGACATATccgtggcagagagagaggaccacCCAGGTACACCTCATAAATCAGAAGGTGACAGTGACGTCAAGAGcctgcacacagacaaatcCGAGGAGATGCTCGAGAATGAAATGTACAAGGAAAATCTTATGAAAAGTCTGGAAGTCATTTCAGACTCCATCTTTAAGAAGGATCCTCTGCCACTGCCACTGTCGGAATCTAAACTTTTACAGTCAAGCCCAGAGCACTCTCAGAGCAGCTGCCAAGAAGCTAATGATGATTTAATGGGAAATGATACTCTATCTGACGCAGAAGAAACGAGGTTAGACAAACAGTCTGAGGCTCTGTATGCTTCTCCTCGGTCTGTGAGTGCAGGCTGTGAAATGGCAGAAGAGGTAGACACAATAAAATTCAACGACTCCTCAGAGAATCCAGTCACCCAAAATAACACTAATGCCACAGAAAGCTCTCAGATGGAGCCATTTCATGTCTTGGCGTCACAGTTACATGATCCTCAAAACCCTGTGGAAATATGTGAGGAGCTCCAGAGCAAAGCTCTTAAGAGACATCGAGACTCCTCAGAGTCCCCAGAATTATTGTTTCCCACCACTCTACAATATGAGCGAGAGCGGTCAAAGGACTGCAATTGGGCAAGCAGACAGCTGGAGCAGGAAGAAATGGAAATGAATTCCAATATAAAGTCTGATCAGACAGGGACAGAAGAGACATCCAAAGAGTCAAAGGTCTCTCAGCCTTGCCATGGCAAACCATCAGTTGATGAGGCAGAGGAAAAGGGTAAAGAATGTGTAGAAGAGGGCTGTTTGACAGCTCATGAACTGAAAGAATCTGAAAGAGTTGTGGAAGAAGATGGGATCAAAAACACAGCAGTTCATCCAGCATGCAGCGCCTCCCGAGAGGGTGAGGAGTCAAGTAAAACAGAGAACATTACTGAGGAGCACCTTAGCACACAGATGATTGAAGCAGCTGCAGAAAGCACTTGCCATGCCTCACCTCAGATTAGTGTTACTGAGCACTTCTCTCATGCTCATGCAAGCCATGTGGACCCAATTAAGGACACTGATATGGACACTGGTGAGGGGATTACCTCAGACCTGCCTGACCAAATCACAGAGGAGCCAGGGTACCGAGACATCCTGGTTGAGCCCACCCTGACCATAGCTACATCACCCTTAACCCCTGCTTGTACTGATGACACTCACGAGGAGGAGCAGAACAAGCATTTAGCCATACCTCCACTTAGCCCCTGTTTACCATCCCCACCACACGGAAGCCCTGCTTTGCATATGAAGGACACTGAGCTGAAAACAAAATGGCAGGATGACAGTCAGCCAACCGGAGACACAGAGGTGCCCAGAGAGGAGCAAAATGAGTTGAATTGCATAAAAGAGACGCTCATCAGTGagccaccaccagcagcagctgtAGGGCTGGATCACCCCTGTGTCCCCCATTTGGAATTTGAAATGACCAAGAGTGAAATGTCTATATCTGACACAATGGTCTGTAATTCCATTGTATCTGTCAACTCTAACCTCACTGTTCCCTCTCCAACAGAAACATTCCCAAGCAAAGACTCTGTTTATGATTTCAAACTAAGCCCCCTGAGTTATAAAGAAGTTTCCGATAATCAAGAGCACTTTCACTATAATTTCACCTCACTCCCATCGGAAAAAGAAATGGTTGAGTACTCATGTATAAAAACAAGTCCAAAATCTGATGATAATCAAAATAATACTGATTTGCTATTACCATCAAATGAGCTCAGCACAGGACATGATGACCAGGAACTTAAACTGTCGACTGATTCAAACAAACTAGAAGCACTGAGCATGCCAGCTATTTCTATACAAAAGAGCCACATTGAAGATAATGACAATTGCTCATACAGTGATGTGACTTGCAGTCGACAACAAGAATGCATCTCTACAAATAAAATGCATGTCAGCAAGATGGAGAACTGCCATGTGGCTCTTGAGACAATTGATTTCATGGATTTCCACCTGGGACTACTGAAaaaaacagatggagagagctTTGACATATTAACGATTCCTACTGAAGACGTGTCCTTCACCATGAGAGCAAACAATGCTGTGTCCACTGTTGAGAAACTTCTCCAAGGCCAGGGAGAGACTGCCACAAAACCTTCAACATCAGCACCACCAACTCAAACAGAAGAGGGACTTGTTACAAAGCATGCCGAGGCAAAACCCTCCCCAAAAAAGAATAACGCCAGCCACCCCGGCCAAGGAAACTTTCAGTGTGAGATTTGCTCAATGTACCTCCGCACTCTGCCAGGACTGAAGAGACACAAAGCCATGAAACATGTGGTGAGAACAAATGTGAGTGTATCCATGACCAGTAACACATCAATTTATCAAACACCAGTGCCTCTCCAGAAAGACGCTCAGCCACTTATAAACATGCACAGCCTGCAAACACAGGGAAATGCAATGTCGATTAATGTGGATGAGCCAGTTTCGATGTTAGAAAGCACTGCGAGTGAGCCAGACTCCTCAGCAGAGCCTAACcataaagagaagaaaagacatCCGGCAACGGAAAAGACtagaaaaaatggcaaagcgtggaaaaacaaaaacagtgaaGTCGGTGGTGAGAGTTATCCATTTAACATTGTGAAAGCTGACCCTTTCCCCGAGGAGTTGCTGTCCATGCTGGACACAGACATACTGCATTCCATACCCCCTGAGTTCCCACCTGTGTCCCAGCAAGGATGCTGTCCACTCCCTGAAAAGACAAATACAACCAGTAGCCATGAAGGATCTGAAGTGGCCGGCCCAGAGAAACTTACTGTGGAGACTGACATTAATGACCATAAGTTCACCACATCTCCCACAGACTCATTTCATATTCAAGAGCAGGATCTAATGGCCTCAAACACCCCAGAAGAAGCAGGCACCAGTGCAGCAAAGGAAGGGATTGTTAGGGACTTTGAGATGAGTGGGGAGCACGAATCATGCAACATGAAAACAATAGCATATGCACAGACTGCATCCTTGGGGCAAAAAAGCATGAATACAGAGCTGGAGCAAAAATCGGAGGTGGAGATCAAGAGTGAAAGCAGTAATGAGCCCAGAGAAGACGCCGACCCACTCACATGTTCTTTTAAAGAAACCCCAGCTAGTCCCTCTGGTCTTGGACCGGACCTTAACGCCCTTCTTGACGATGAGAGTACATTCTCACAGTTATTCCCTCGGACTgaagaaatgaaaagaaaaaagtgtCCAAGGGTGTACGGCAAGAGcaataaaaagcaaaaagtaGCCTCAAATGTGCCAGCTGTTCAGGACTATCCTCCTGCTGACATGTTTCTTGACAGGAGAGAGGACTATAAGGAAAGTAAAACTGACAAAATGTTTGTGAATAATATCAACGCTCCTGAATATGATATGATGACTATTGATGATGCAATCATATTAGACATGTGTCACAAAGGCGTGATGAAAGGTTCTGCAGAAAAAGATTGTCATAGTGACAGTGTGACAAACGAAAAGGGCTATGATGAGACCGCAGACCATGGTATAAACACATTCTTGTGCCCGACAGAGGACATCATCAGTAAGGTCCCGGTGCCCTTGGGGCCCCTAAATCCTGTTGCTGACACGGATCCCCTGGTCTCTCCAGACGTCGAGTTGTGCAAATCAGAACTCACGGATACTTACCCTGGTGCTCCTCcctgtgttcaggaaaacgtttCACATTTGCCCAGCATTGACATTCAGAACCTCAACACCACATTCCAACTTCCGGAAATTCAGTTTTTTGAACCTGGCAAAGACATCTCGATAGTTGGGAGCATCATCAGTGAAGACGATGTGTTGCAGAGTCTTCCCACCGAGAGCGAAAAACCTGCGAAGAAGCCTGCGGAGCGAAGGGGCAGAAAACGTGGCGAGGCTGGACTGAAGCCCAAGGACAAACAGTACAAGTGCAAAGTCTGCTTCACATGGTTCCTCACCTTAGGCGAGCTCAACTTCCACAAGCTCTCCCACAATCCATCACCACCGCCCACCTGCTACATGTGCGTCCAGCGCAAGTTCAGCTCCCGTGAGCAACTGCGTGACCACCTGAGGGAGAAGCACGCCAAGAACAAGGCGGGCGTGTGGGCCTGTGGCATGTGCCTGAAGGAGATATCGGACGTGTGGATGTACAACGAACACCTGCGCGAGCACGCCACCCAGTTCGCCCGCAAGGGCCAGACCCAGAGCTCCCTCCTGGACATGCCCGGCTGCTTCATGCAGGAGAACGCAGTGAAGAACTTCATCACCTCCATCATGCAGCACCAGCCCAGCAAGTCCAGCAGAGGAGACAAGTCGTCCTCCAGGGAGGACAGGAGAGCCACGCCGGACGCAGCTGGGCAAGAAACCAAGACAGATGATGACAGCGAGCCCATCGTGACCAAGACCAAGGGCAGTGGCGGGGGCAGCAAGCACAGCACTTTCACTCCGCTCGAGGTCCTAAAGGCTGAGATTGCCCCGAAGAATGTCGAAATGCATCCCAACTGCAAAGACCCCTCCAGAGACTGCCACCACTGTGGCAAACAGTTCCCGAAGCCGTTCAAGCTACAGCGACATCTGGTGGTGCACAGCTTGCAGAAGATCTTCCTCTGCAACAAATGCCCCGTCTCCTACCAGGAGGCCAAGGAGCTTAAGGACCACCTGAAGAACGAGCACGAGGAGCTCGACGAGTCTGACTCCAAACACACCACTCTGTACACCTGTGAGCTGTGCGCCGACGTGATGCATGTGATCAAAAAGTCCTTCATATGCAGCACGTGCAACTACATCTTCTCCAAGAAGGAGCAATTCGACCGCCACATGGAGAAGCATCTGGCTGGGGGAAACAAAATCTTCAAGTTCAGAGGGGTCCTACGCCCTTGCAAAATGGCCGCGTCCAAAGATGACAGCTTCAACTCACCTCCAAGCAAGAAGAGAAAGATCCTACCGGAAAGCCTGCAGGAAAATAGCTCTGACAGTGGCATTGCCAGCGTTGCTTCTTGCCACCTAGGTCAGAGTGTGGAGTTGGAGGCTCTGAAATCTTCAATGACTGAGCCTATGCAGTGCAGTGATGACAATGAGCACCAGACCGAGACGAGCGACACAGACGTTAAGACGGAGGACGAGATTCTTGACGAACTCAAACAGTGTCAGTTCAATGTAGACTCTGCAGTCCAAACCTCCCCCCCGAAAGCTATACCAAAGACGGAGGAGAGTGACGACCTTTCCCACGTTGAACCTGCCCAAGAGACAAAGAACAATGGCAAAGACGTTAAGTGTATGACAGTCAACTGTGACGTCAAGGAAGAAGATGACCCTCTTGCCAGCCCAAAACAACTCGTTTCACCCGCAAGTGTTACAGGAGACGAGAGAGATTGCACAAGCAAACCTAATCAGTGTTTTTCAGAAGCAAATATCCATGAGAGCTTAAAAGAGGAAGATCACaacaagagaggaggagaatctTCTCCTGGGAGCCTGGACAAGTCACGCGCTGCTGATCTGCCCCACAAAGAGCCCCTGTCTTACTGCCCCAAGCTGCCAGAACAAATGAGACAAGAGAAAGCTAAAGACCACCCTGTCCTCACCGCCACCTGTGACGCTGAGGGAAAAGATCCTCCATCTACAAGTGACACTGACCAATTTGTTAGTCCTCAGATGAAGGAGAAAGCAGGTTCCAGAGCAGCTGAGAACCGCAAGCACAGTCCCGGAGCCAGCCCATGGGCATTGTCTTCTGGAACCGCAGAAGTGTCGCCAGTCCCTCATGCCAAGGCCACTCCCTTGACCTCGTCATCCAACGAAGAAAAGGAGTCGACAAGGCCgcataaaaaaaggaaagagcCGAAAGTGACATACAGCTCACAGAAGACATCCTCAACGGTTGCACGGGAGAATCTCGGCATCGACTCGAGGGCGAAAAAGAAGTTCCGTCTGAGCAAAGCTGAACTCCCTTCAGGCCTGAGAAAGCCAGAGGCCCCAGGTGACTATCCCGTGCTCTCGTCTGTGAAGGACGATATTGTCAGCAACAAGATTGTCTCCAAGCACAGGTCAGGGACTCTTGGCCTGCAACTCAAAAAGGGCTCCCTCGACAATTATCCACCAAAGAAGACCGAGATTGTACGACATTTAAATGTGGAGTTCAAAGGGAAGAGGTTAGGTCCTGGCCGGCCTGTCCAGTCTCCCACTTCCAAAGTGTCAGTGCCATCAATTAACAATTCCTTGAACAAGTCCAAGCCTAAAGCAGGGGTCAGATCTGTGGACACACACTCCTACCGCACTGCAGAGTCACAGAATAACCTCCTGAGCCAGTTATTTGGCCAGAAACTCACTAGCTTTAAGATTCCTTTAAGGAAGGACACTTCTGAATCAATAAACTGAGGGAGAGCATTCTGAGTGAGCTGGAGACACCAGAAAGTGGTGGACGAGACTGTACTGGGGAAACGTTCCCGACTCTCCCCTCAGTGATAACGTTTTCACTTTTTATTTAGTcactttatttcttttttatcttCATTTGTTTGTAAATGTAACTGTTGCATTAATGTGAGGACCAATTGAAAAGACGAGTTtatgaaatataaaatatttttgaaaggaCTTCCCTTTCCTCTgaagtttgacattatctttttAAGAGAGACTTTAtttcatttacaaaaaaaagaaaagaaaaaaatattacttgaaaataaactgaaaatatttttgttaaataATGCATGACAGTATgaccttctttttcttttgggaGAATAGGACCAAAGGACTCTGCAAAATAATATGGACCATGGCAAAGCATCTTTGTTTATGCTTTAGAGACTTACTGCTTTTATTTCCTTTTGCTTCACTGTACTGCAGTGACATTCTTTGTATTGGCTTTTGTATAACATTAACTGGTGCTATTCTATGTTGTACTGTAATGTGAACACAAATGTCGTCCATTGGAACAGAAAAGGTCACAACTTCCTTTCTCTTCATCCCACATGCTGGTATTCTAGGTCCTGCACAAAAATAATATGCAAGAAGGAATTACTGTTGATAATAACAAATTGTGCATTTCTTTTTTAAGTGTTTATCTGGCTTCTTGGAAAGGGTATTATTAACTGTTTAACCATTTGCATGAGATCACATCTGTCGAACTCAGGTGCTAGCAAGCCCTTATCTGAAAGCTCTCCAGTGCACTGATGTTTCTGCACAGAAAAACCCCACACCATCATCTGTCTGTCCTGCAGCTGGTTAGGACGCCTATTTACTAGATTCCAAAAAGGTGCTTTATCTTGTTTATATGTATCTTAACTTTGTATAATATTGTAGGTAGTTTATTTCTTGTGCAATGCGTAATGTCAAAagtttatttta is a genomic window containing:
- the LOC125303367 gene encoding LOW QUALITY PROTEIN: zinc finger protein 469 (The sequence of the model RefSeq protein was modified relative to this genomic sequence to represent the inferred CDS: inserted 1 base in 1 codon; deleted 1 base in 1 codon; substituted 1 base at 1 genomic stop codon), which translates into the protein MAGEIKRTYGTKELDAGSKKLGEGSTREQYGEKRQRGSPEPYSNGTVKFIDKDRESTQQREAVIRPQQAGKIDFKSLQNRPKFTSDSRPWPGGKGSPQSPSGKSRTRDKGKKSSKSERGNPQQLYRLSITNPRSNNPTIGIAYPQQKVSPPKKLEASRGPLSGSYRFHVPSIPEREAELQQEERSYGRCFPEGPSNLTSASYTSQVVVGGTSGGPPAPQHPASTQQQQQQQQQPPQQQQQQQQQQLPLPQPQGPLDTSGSQPSGQMLFSDFQLNGTDAWQSPERTLAGAAYGITAQKANLAVEPNKAGFMPLSFQYGFPLLEDSATDAFSCDQNPPSQDYMDTSLAPSGQVPHNPFAFQASAEGQEAGQQGSGGQFGSEQSDDRPPYPLSTQPQQYLQIPHGPPSSMHCPRGVGEETGLGESSAPSSDQSKGGLVDKTDAAATSGGKRNCHPKDGGATTTAAANQRVLIQNNVHHIRNIAQGPGSQMHFPGKAYSSPPLNAVHMGPVPHEKNMSKSHSRAAQPWEGPNKAFSPMEQNSLAYSNLPEKYPFQCQPVHDQRQGPGKNNRMTWQQIRSAMPNQNRIELSRQLSNQKLTFVIAPNEWQDEEKLHKAGPLKSPGTFQNKRPSEGYSNQRQESVKQTCSTGLPPCPYKSKAEASHVQACDAKNKSLYFGMNQSIPGASTRACNYPPMQVPPMGMMLVPPYESPLPSPTQNPASSSTCSSSPTQNPASSSTCSSLSPASTSPVNSSSDDSQISKPVGPPPFYHQQQGKALTSTDHLNTNHHHFHADAPRSLPYPTDRPKEDMMGFLQNNRAHPKSSMESSKGCMDNFGMEHHPPPPYSAHQLLATSLATANLDQLDVLLTCKQCDQNFNNLVSFLDHKQYCGQHAFAQNDFKDISKVEDPKKFQMDPTKALNSGTGFSQMSRCPSDLHLSLLGLSKNGELIPETEAKVDTKDDPLKLNLFSGATTXPVSLPDLDMEDAKLDSLITEALNGLGYQSDNAEIDSSFIDAFVDDELTTAKCTSNRQTLKTKDCVMFESRTKHEATASEKSYTQGKCPYDSDLDSRSTDSKQTESSNTESQSLEQSDDTNSKEESSPESLIVSSLDKSREHKQWVKETRKSETTLEESSGNPCFVLSKKFSERCGIKSVQESSLFVKSSVPQSPSGNRTSTTQRLVTREGKRKRTGGGTWSKELIHKIVQQKNKLHKLHVKGTKNMQFSLVMERLTPTVQTPTFREYDYVSDSDEDCEPLKIAGKGRLSQSIRCKYTYTKECKGRARSEKSRDLPWKQDKNDCFESKRRNDVSLSPVKERLRRRSSRSSTSSELSTSVSLSSDGISSPKSTDRTDSDSERKVDVKRKDSDCFEQNGLERSPHRVRRESNTSLALSFSKNTKRYSTEKILLSANKEDSTTTTKCSNSSSRNTEIVSELTKTRSVFRFKSTEVSAAGQGGPLQLXDWLMARTEESTCHTKESHKTSSSSKLYSSEVLSNKELNSNSKQKKDDSSSKVKPSHKRKAESVSHAALQHSDTPTIEFDKLTDGVHGDSKEPTNFHTDLVKKPPSLCNVLMDEVCLSPTNLQDVAVQKDSMRHSLMPCPLEQEQSLLKSPLSFDTSSMFGDLTVGAFDNNLYPDIQLNKDSFSPLEPSSDKKEMFESSFSPFLEQRDWGLMVDVTPELPDEISQYKDDSDAESEKKSSFGTVPFSLPDKIMNYSTGLSNCVSEDELEIKRIVTELESQLQTNKLSTSSLLEEELPKQLTMSKFSPLRLDQETDNEQGALEVDCAGESLALTAPNMPVDPHSEGFSEPEMPWASPLQFGLVETQHCLHTPTHSITHTHDTQSDKVGTGGDISVAEREDHPGTPHKSEGDSDVKSLHTDKSEEMLENEMYKENLMKSLEVISDSIFKKDPLPLPLSESKLLQSSPEHSQSSCQEANDDLMGNDTLSDAEETRLDKQSEALYASPRSVSAGCEMAEEVDTIKFNDSSENPVTQNNTNATESSQMEPFHVLASQLHDPQNPVEICEELQSKALKRHRDSSESPELLFPTTLQYERERSKDCNWASRQLEQEEMEMNSNIKSDQTGTEETSKESKVSQPCHGKPSVDEAEEKGKECVEEGCLTAHELKESERVVEEDGIKNTAVHPACSASREGEESSKTENITEEHLSTQMIEAAAESTCHASPQISVTEHFSHAHASHVDPIKDTDMDTGEGITSDLPDQITEEPGYRDILVEPTLTIATSPLTPACTDDTHEEEQNKHLAIPPLSPCLPSPPHGSPALHMKDTELKTKWQDDSQPTGDTEVPREEQNELNCIKETLISEPPPAAAVGLDHPCVPHLEFEMTKSEMSISDTMVCNSIVSVNSNLTVPSPTETFPSKDSVYDFKLSPLSYKEVSDNQEHFHYNFTSLPSEKEMVEYSCIKTSPKSDDNQNNTDLLLPSNELSTGHDDQELKLSTDSNKLEALSMPAISIQKSHIEDNDNCSYSDVTCSRQQECISTNKMHVSKMENCHVALETIDFMDFHLGLLKKTDGESFDILTIPTEDVSFTMRANNAVSTVEKLLQGQGETATKPSTSAPPTQTEEGLVTKHAEAKPSPKKNNASHPGQGNFQCEICSMYLRTLPGLKRHKAMKHVVRTNVSVSMTSNTSIYQTPVPLQKDAQPLINMHSLQTQGNAMSINVDEPVSMLESTASEPDSSAEPNHKEKKRHPATEKTRKNGKAWKNKNSEVGGESYPFNIVKADPFPEELLSMLDTDILHSIPPEFPPVSQQGCCPLPEKTNTTSSHEGSEVAGPEKLTVETDINDHKFTTSPTDSFHIQEQDLMASNTPEEAGTSAAKEGIVRDFEMSGEHESCNMKTIAYAQTASLGQKSMNTELEQKSEVEIKSESSNEPREDADPLTCSFKETPASPSGLGPDLNALLDDESTFSQLFPRTEEMKRKKCPRVYGKSNKKQKVASNVPAVQDYPPADMFLDRREDYKESKTDKMFVNNINAPEYDMMTIDDAIILDMCHKGVMKGSAEKDCHSDSVTNEKGYDETADHGINTFLCPTEDIISKVPVPLGPLNPVADTDPLVSPDVELCKSELTDTYPGAPPCVQENVSHLPSIDIQNLNTTFQLPEIQFFEPGKDISIVGSIISEDDVLQSLPTESEKPAKKPAERRGRKRGEAGLKPKDKQYKCKVCFTWFLTLGELNFHKLSHNPSPPPTCYMCVQRKFSSREQLRDHLREKHAKNKAGVWACGMCLKEISDVWMYNEHLREHATQFARKGQTQSSLLDMPGCFMQENAVKNFITSIMQHQPSKSSRGDKSSSREDRRATPDAAGQETKTDDDSEPIVTKTKGSGGGSKHSTFTPLEVLKAEIAPKNVEMHPNCKDPSRDCHHCGKQFPKPFKLQRHLVVHSLQKIFLCNKCPVSYQEAKELKDHLKNEHEELDESDSKHTTLYTCELCADVMHVIKKSFICSTCNYIFSKKEQFDRHMEKHLAGGNKIFKFRGVLRPCKMAASKDDSFNSPPSKKRKILPESLQENSSDSGIASVASCHLGQSVELEALKSSMTEPMQCSDDNEHQTETSDTDVKTEDEILDELKQCQFNVDSAVQTSPPKAIPKTEESDDLSHVEPAQETKNNGKDVKCMTVNCDVKEEDDPLASPKQLVSPASVTGDERDCTSKPNQCFSEANIHESLKEEDHNKRGGESSPGSLDKSRAADLPHKEPLSYCPKLPEQMRQEKAKDHPVLTATCDAEGKDPPSTSDTDQFVSPQMKEKAGSRAAENRKHSPGASPWALSSGTAEVSPVPHAKATPLTSSSNEEKESTRPHKKRKEPKVTYSSQKTSSTVARENLGIDSRAKKKFRLSKAELPSGLRKPEAPGDYPVLSSVKDDIVSNKIVSKHRSGTLGLQLKKGSLDNYPPKKTEIVRHLNVEFKGKRLGPGRPVQSPTSKVSVPSINNSLNKSKPKAGVRSVDTHSYRTAESQNNLLSQLFGQKLTSFKIPLRKDTSESIN